A segment of the Corylus avellana chromosome ca2, CavTom2PMs-1.0 genome:
CCCAATTGACCGCCTACCTTAAGacagatctctctctctctctctctctctagacaaGCACAATTAAcacaatataaataaataagcacaCATAAATAGAGCTTCGCCATGaatctttttctcctccctcaCTAGTACTCCCtgcctctttctctttctcttccagCTGTGTCTGAACTGAAGAATGCCAATAAGCACACCAGGGAGAAATCTCAAGCTCTGCTTCACAAAGATCAAATGGCCCCTAGCACCCCAATCCCCTCCCATGAGTCCCACCCTACAAAACCCTTCAGATCATGATCACACCCACATAAGAAACTTCAACTCCCTCTACGACTCCACCTCCAAATCCTTCACccactcctcctcctcctcctccctctccaccaccacctccacctcctGCGAACCCGACCCCACAGCCATCCCCGCAGACTTCGCCACCGCCTTCGCCTCCCAACGCTTCTTCTTCTCCACCCCTGGCCGCTCCAACTCCATCATCGAGTCCACCGTTGAAGAATCAGCCTTAGCAGCAGTACCAATTAATGTCGCAGTACTGCCAGAAccggaggaggagaagaagccTTTCAGAAACAGCGTGGCGGTCCCCACTTACTCGCCGGACCCCTACGCCGACTTCCGCCGCTCCATGCAAGAGATGGTGGAGGCGCGTGAGCCACTGGACGTGAATTCCAACTGGGATTTCTTGCATGAGCTTCTTCTATGCTATCTTGCACTCAACCCTAAGAACACCCACAAGTTCATTGTCGGAGCTTTTGCCGATCTTCTCGTCAGCCTCCTGTCACAGCCACCGGCCGAAGGTAGGCGCCGGGATCCCAAAAACTGTGAAATTTCGCAACGGTGAGATTTAGGATTGGAATCTTAATtaccacaaaaaagaaaaagaaaaaaaaaaaaaaaaaagacgaatTTAAGGACAGTGCATGTACGTAGATGTAACGTGGGTGTCAGATAATGATTAACTATATAATTGTATTTGCGGGGAACCAAGTTTggtccatttttttaatgtcgTCCATTATTTCAGTTTTGTCCTTCATGTTCATTATTCCATTTTATACTTCCTGGATATTtcgtgttatttttatttatttttagtttatctttAATTGGTATGGTATATATATGTCCCAAAAAACACAcgtgtttgttaaaattttaagtgAAAATTGATAATCAGCTTCAATGGACATGTGAGTCTCACATGTGAAGTAGGGACTTGTATGTGTAAAACATTGAACTCGTTTACCTAGAGAACTAAACATTTTTTAGGTGCCACAAAtgacacaatttttttcttttttttttaattaatttgcaagAAATTACAAATGATTGAATTGTAATATGCAAAGTTAAGTAACCAATTCAAATGTGGAATAATAGACTAACAATTGAATATTATTGATCACATATCGATCTGCTAATTATTGAGGATCCTAAAGAAGATATAGTGAAAGCAGATGATTACGTTAATTAGAAATAGGTTGGGGAATTATCATGTTAGACTAGTTGTCACTTTAGGTAGCACTTGAGAGCTAGGTATCGGTTGGTTCGGACTGGTTAATGGGTTTATCGATCGGTTAACCAATAAGNNNNNNNNNNNNNNNNNNNNNNNNNNNNNNNNNNNNNNNNNNNNNNNNNNNNNNNNNNNNNNNNNNNNNNNNNNNNNNNNNNNNNNNNNNNNNNNNNNNNCACTAGTCCttttgaatatttatatatatatcgattTTCCTGAATTattacaaataatattataaaagcAACTTAGTAACGTCATGAACTACTTGACGTGGGATTGACAACACATAGAGTATGTGGTTGATTATAAAAATACTTATGGGTGCTAACTTataaattgattatttgatattgtaCCGTTTTTCCTTAAC
Coding sequences within it:
- the LOC132172067 gene encoding transcription repressor OFP16-like; the protein is MPISTPGRNLKLCFTKIKWPLAPQSPPMSPTLQNPSDHDHTHIRNFNSLYDSTSKSFTHSSSSSSLSTTTSTSCEPDPTAIPADFATAFASQRFFFSTPGRSNSIIESTVEESALAAVPINVAVLPEPEEEKKPFRNSVAVPTYSPDPYADFRRSMQEMVEAREPLDVNSNWDFLHELLLCYLALNPKNTHKFIVGAFADLLVSLLSQPPAEGRRRDPKNCEISQR